From one Microbacterium aurum genomic stretch:
- a CDS encoding enoyl-CoA hydratase/isomerase family protein: MIEYVFEEVGTDAGGSGLATITLNRPAARNALDEQALRDLDAAYARAEADGARAVLLRGEGRAFCAGRDIAGVDPRTDDAAGYLDGLLTPLLHRIAAFPAPTFAAAHGACLGVGLGLLIATDVVYVAPDAKIGSPFAALGAALDSGGHALFVERLGTHRTLDLVYTGRLLSGDEAVAAGLFSRVVDAGALEERTRDAAVAAASGPTAAFVASKRIVAALRDERLGFWEALALETRAQVALGDTDDYREGFAAFQQKRPQVFRGR, from the coding sequence GTGATCGAGTACGTGTTCGAGGAGGTGGGGACGGATGCCGGGGGCTCCGGCCTCGCGACGATCACTCTGAACCGCCCGGCGGCGCGCAACGCGCTCGATGAGCAAGCGCTGCGCGACCTCGACGCCGCCTACGCTCGCGCCGAGGCCGACGGCGCGCGCGCTGTGCTGCTGCGCGGCGAGGGCCGGGCGTTCTGCGCGGGCCGCGACATCGCCGGCGTCGATCCGCGCACCGATGACGCGGCCGGGTATCTCGACGGACTGCTGACGCCCCTGCTGCACCGGATCGCGGCGTTCCCTGCACCGACCTTCGCGGCGGCGCACGGCGCCTGCCTGGGCGTCGGGCTCGGGCTGCTGATCGCGACCGATGTCGTCTACGTCGCCCCGGACGCGAAGATCGGTTCGCCCTTCGCCGCGCTCGGCGCGGCCCTCGACTCCGGCGGGCACGCCCTGTTCGTCGAGCGGCTCGGGACGCATCGGACACTCGACCTCGTCTACACCGGCCGGCTGCTCAGCGGCGATGAGGCCGTCGCAGCGGGACTGTTCTCGCGGGTCGTCGACGCCGGTGCGCTCGAGGAGCGCACGAGGGATGCCGCGGTGGCCGCCGCATCCGGACCCACCGCCGCCTTCGTGGCGAGCAAGCGCATCGTCGCGGCGCTGCGCGACGAGCGGCTGGGGTTCTGGGAGGCACTGGCGCTCGAGACCCGGGCGCAGGTGGCGCTCGGCGACACCGACGACTACCGCGAGGGCTTCGCCGCCTTCCAGCAGAAGCGGCCGCAGGTCTTCCGCGGGCGCTGA
- a CDS encoding aldo/keto reductase, giving the protein MQQRTIGPFTVSAIGLGAMPVSMNNDRELPSRDDAIATVHAALDAGVTFIDTADIYAPSWDEMGHNERIVRDALASWNGDADGILVGTKGGITRTAEKDFGRDGSLAYLRSAVLRSQENLGVDVIDLYQYHRPDRWMVYGEIMQNLKTLQDEGLIRTIGISNASVEEIAIAREVLGEGNLVSVQNEFSPRHPGSYGELRYCDEHGIAFLPWSPLGGTGGGGRTVGERFGVFREIGDAHGVSPQQVVLAWELALSPVVVPIPGARRAASITDSAAAADLVLTDDEVSRCSDAVGIER; this is encoded by the coding sequence ATGCAGCAGCGCACGATCGGGCCGTTCACCGTCTCGGCCATCGGGCTCGGCGCCATGCCGGTGTCGATGAACAACGACCGCGAACTCCCCTCGCGGGACGACGCCATCGCCACGGTGCACGCGGCGCTCGACGCCGGCGTGACCTTCATCGACACGGCCGACATCTATGCGCCGTCGTGGGACGAGATGGGACACAACGAGCGGATCGTCCGCGATGCGCTGGCATCGTGGAATGGGGATGCCGACGGCATCCTCGTCGGGACGAAGGGCGGGATCACGCGCACCGCCGAGAAGGACTTCGGGCGCGACGGGTCGCTGGCCTACCTCCGGTCCGCGGTGCTGCGGTCGCAGGAGAACCTCGGCGTCGACGTCATCGACCTGTACCAGTACCACCGACCCGACCGCTGGATGGTCTACGGCGAGATCATGCAGAACCTCAAGACGCTGCAGGACGAGGGGCTCATCCGCACGATCGGCATCTCCAACGCCAGCGTCGAGGAGATCGCCATCGCGCGCGAGGTGCTGGGCGAGGGGAACCTCGTCAGCGTGCAGAACGAGTTCTCGCCCCGGCATCCGGGAAGCTACGGGGAATTGCGCTACTGCGACGAGCACGGCATCGCGTTCCTGCCGTGGAGTCCGCTGGGCGGCACCGGCGGCGGAGGACGCACCGTCGGCGAGCGGTTCGGCGTCTTCCGCGAGATCGGCGACGCGCACGGGGTGAGCCCGCAGCAGGTCGTGCTGGCGTGGGAGCTGGCGCTGAGCCCCGTCGTCGTGCCGATCCCCGGCGCGCGACGCGCGGCATCCATCACCGACTCCGCGGCCGCCGCCGACCTCGTTCTCACCGATGACGAGGTCTCGCGCTGCTCCGACGCCGTCGGCATCGAACGCTGA